A window of the Helianthus annuus cultivar XRQ/B chromosome 4, HanXRQr2.0-SUNRISE, whole genome shotgun sequence genome harbors these coding sequences:
- the LOC110933789 gene encoding uncharacterized protein LOC110933789, with protein MYSYWAAVFSLPASIIKSIERIMKDFLWQQGSLGSNKAKVAWKDVCLPKSEGGLDIQKVSDVNKALMTFHIHSIVSGRKSLWVEWIYAHRLRVRSFWDVKRQMDSHDHLFFECSYSSNVLDALKERSCMKKVPNKWEDIMRWLQPKASSRSLNSVIAKLTIKATAYYVWQERNYRFFNNQLRPPEVLTGIIIDTVRLKLLSFKYKDKPHVRKTLDDWKLMSVDTFEDN; from the exons ATGTACTCTTATTGGGCTGCCGTTTTTAGTCTACCGGCTAGTATCATCAAAAGTATCGAGAGGATTATGAAGGATTTTTTATGGCAGCAAGGTTCGTTGGGTTCGAACAAAGCTAAGGTTGCATGGAAAGATGTGTGCCTCCCCAAGTCCGAAGGGgggctggatattcaaaaggtttCAGATGTGAACAAGGCTCTAATGACATTTCATATTCATAGCATAGTTTCGGGTCGCAAATCTCTTTGGGTCGAGTGGATTTATGCTCATCGGCTTCGGGTTAGGAGTTTTTGGGATGTTAAG CGACAGATGGATTCACATGATCATTTGTTTTTTGAATGCTCGTACTCCTCAAATGTTTTGGATGCTCTCAAAGAGAGGTCTTGTATGAAGAAGGTTCCGAATAAGTGGGAAGACATCATGAGATGGCTGCAACCGAAGGCTAGTtccagatctttgaactcagttATTGCTAAACTTACTATAAAGGCGACTGCGTATTATGTTTGGCAAGAAAGGAATTACAGATTCTTTAACAATCAATTGAGACCGCCGGAAGTGTTAACGGGCATCATTATTGATACGGTCAGATTGAAATTATTATCATTCAAGTATAAAGATAAGCCGCATGTGAGGAAGACCTTGGATGATTGGAAGCTGATGTCGGTGGATACATTCGAAGATAACTGA